The Arachis ipaensis cultivar K30076 chromosome B05, Araip1.1, whole genome shotgun sequence nucleotide sequence ATTTGCATTTATATTGAATATTATGTATAATTTTTACTTTGTATATAATTTcaaaagagataaagataaagataaaaagccACAAAAATATATTTAGAATTAGAgacaaattaaacaaaatatattcAATCTCAAaacaaaaagtgaaaaaaataaaaaaaaagatcacATATTCTTTGTGTTTTGTGTTGTATCCAAGTATCCATCTACCAAACATTGCCTCAGCATAGTAGCATATATGTTTATGGTATGTATGCATGATATGTACTTTGCTCATGACCTTAAATTTATTGAAAGATAATGATAAAGAGCTAACTTTTTTTGGGCTAACTTCGCTTAGTTTTATAAaaactattttatttatcttaaattttaaattccaaCCTATNNNNNNNNNNNNNNNNNNNAAAGTTAATTTCCTGTAATTTTTCTGAATTAAAATCAGtcgaatttgattgagatttccATTTGACATAGGATGGGGCCACCATTTCATTTGCAACAAGAAGTATCATTTCGTATTACCCTCGAAGGAGGCATTGGCTACATGCTCGAGCTGTGAAGGGTGCTGTGATGCTATTGCCACaatgaacaacaacaacaacaacaataataataatggtaagTCCAAATTAATAGAATTACAGGGCCATATGATGCATGGTGTTTTTCACTCTAATGGATTCGGCCATTTGCTATGTGTCAATGGCTTGGAAACCGGTTCCAATTTGGCTGGCAACCAGATCATGGACTTTTGGAATCGTTTGTGCATTGGATTGCAAGCAAGGTTAGTTCattcatttttaaaatatattaacgTTGATTCAGTTCTCAAGTCcttcattttaaaaattaaaagtgaggGAATTATTTTGACTGAAAAAATAGTATGTAAATGAATTCAGCCAGAGACCTAATTACGCGTTCTTTTGATATTTTGCATTCTTTGCATGGAAACGTTTTATTTGTAGTTTTCTATATGTTAGCATTGTGGTGAAACGATTACAACTACTTACCTAATTACCAAatatagaagaaagaaaaatattaagtttCAATCACTTGCGTGTTAAACCTTCTTTGCAACATATCATTTTCTCGTATAATAATATTGAACAATGAAAGTTAAAAGAAACCTTCTCCATGCATGTATGGAGTAAGAAGCATAACTAAGCAACCTAACTTTCTCATGCCAAATGTTCCGTATCTCAAGAATATTGACCCCAAATTTAACAATTGAGAAATGATAGGTGTATTATTCTATGCACCTTCCtttttattaaaaacttctttttatCATTAATAAAATTTTCGATAACTTTAATCCATTTAGTTTCAAAGcactattaatataaaatagttttacaTGTAGATTCAACACGTAATCCTATTTTAATAGAAAtagatatttttatattaattacataaataatcatttataaaaataattatccaAAGTTGAGTAAATAAACGAAAATGGTGGGAACTGATGAATTAGGGAACAGATTAGTCATGGGTCAACGAGATAATCCACAAGAGATTGGATGTCTGCCTGAGTGCAAAGACAAACAAATGGTGCAGACCCGTTTTTCTAAGTAATGATGTATTAGTACGATGTGTAAATTGAATTCTTAAATATTTGTACTGCATATAATATAGGAAAATTTATCTAATCGAAGCAAATAGTAACTAATaatgtttaaataaaaaaaaaattattacccaGTGAGATGGAAGAAATCAAGAGTAGTAGTTAGCAAATTGCAATTATTGGAATCACTCATGAATCATGAGTCCCATGACACAGTATGGAGCATGGGATAAGCAGTGTTTAACTATTTGAGGCTTTGAGGAGGCAACAACACTATGTATGAATTTTGTATTTTATCCCTTCTAAGGAGTACGAAGAAGACATTATTAGACATGTCAGCAAAATGGCCCAGACATGAGGAATTAGCAGCACCAACATCAATTGGACCCCTTTCATTTCATAATCAGGTAaggctattttattttatttggctCCATTCATCTTTATGGACCTACACCTTCTCTGTCTTAATTCTATGGTGCATGTATGTGCCATTTTATATACTTAAAATGCACCCACACAGCATAACATGGCAGCAGGGTATGTAGGCCAAGAAATTGGTTGAAAGTTGTAGTTATATTCATTCATTCGGAATAATTTAACTAATTTGAATTGATCAAATGATTagttcattcattttttttaaataaatattagtatTTGAANNNNNNNNNNNNNNNNNNNNNNNNNNNNNNNNNNNNNNNNNNNNNNNNNNNNNNNNNNNNNNNNNNNNNNNNNNNNNNNNNNNNNNNNNNNNNNNNNNNNNNNNNNNNNNNNNNNNNNNNNNNNNNNNNNNNNNNNNNNNNNNNNNNNNNNNNNNNNNNNNNNNNNNNNNNNNNNNNNNNNNNNNNNNNNNNNNNNNNNNNNNNNNNNNNNNNNNNNNNNNNNNNNNNNNNNNNNNNNNNNNNNNNNNNNNNNNNNNNNNNNNNNNNNNNNNNNNNNNNNNNNNNNNNNNNNNNNNNNNNNNNNNNNNNNNNNNNNNNNNNNNNNNNNNNNNNNNNNNNNNNNNNNNNNNNNNNNNNNNNNNNNNNNNNNNNNNNNNNNNNNNNNNNNNNNNNNNNNNNNNNNNNNNNNNNNNNNNNNNNNNNNNNNNNNNNNNNNNNNNNNNNNNNNNNNNNNNNNNNNNNNNNNNNNNNNNNNNNNNNNNNNNNNNNNNNNNNNNNNNNNNNNNNNNNNNNNNNNNNNNNNNNNNNNNNNNNNNNNNNNNNNNNNNNNNNNNNNNNNNNNNNNNNNNNNNNNNNNNNNNNNNNNNNNNNNNNNNNNNNNNNNNNNNNNNNNNNNNNNNNNNNNNNNNNNNNNNNNNNNNNNNNNNNNNNNNNNNNNNNNNNNNNNNNNNNNNNNNNNNNNNNNNNNNNNNNNNNNNNNNNNNNNNNNNNNNNNNNNNNNNNNNNNNNNNNNNNNNNNNNNNNNNNNNNNNNNNNNNNNNNNNNNNNNNNNNNNNNNNNNNNNNNNNNNNNNNNNNNNNNNNNNNNNNNNNNNNNNNNNNNNNNNNNNNNNNNNNNNNNNNNNNNNNNNNNNNNNNNNNNNNNNNNNNNNNNNNNNNNNNNNNNNNNNNNNNNNNNNNNNNNNNNNNNNNNNNNNNNNNNNNNNNNNNNNNNNNNNNNNNNNNNNNNNNNNNNNNNNNNNNNNNNNNNNNNNNNNNNNNNNNNNNNNNNNNNNNNNNNNNNNNNNNNNNNNNNNNNNNNNNNNNNNNNNNNNNNNNNNNNNNNNNNNNNNNNNNNNNNNNNNNNNNNNNNNNNNNNNNNNNNNNNNNNNNNNNNNNNNNNNNNNNNNNNNNNNNNNNNNNNNNNNNNNNNNNNNNNNNNNNNNNNNNNNNNNNNNNNNNNNNNNNNNNNNNNNNNNNNNNNNNNNNNNNNNNNNNNNNNNNNNNNNNNNNNNNNNNNNNNNNNNNNNNNNNNNNNNNNNNNNNNNNNNNNNNNNNNNNNNNNNNNNNNNNNNNNNNNNNNNNNNNNNNNNNNNNNNNNNNNNNNNNNNNNNNNNNNNNNNNNNNNNNNNNNNNNNNNNNNNNNNNNNNNNNNNNNNNNNNNNNNNNNNNNNNNNNNNNNNNNNNNNNNNNNNNNNNNNNNNNNNNNNNNNNNNNNNNNNNNNNNNNNNNNNNNNNNNNNNNNNNNNNNNNNNNNNNNNNNNNNNNNNNNNNNNNNNNNNNNNNNNNNNNNNNNNNNNNNNNNNNNNNNNNNNNNNNNNNNNNNNNNNNNNNNNNNNNNNNNNNNNNNNNNNNNNNNNNNNNNNNNNNNNNNNNNNNNNNNNNNNNNNNNNNNNNNNNNNNNNNNNNNNNNNNNNNNNNNNNNNNNNNNNNNNNNNNNNNNNNNNNNNNNNNNNNNNNNNNNNNNNNNNNNNNNNNNNNNNNNNNNNNNNNNNNNNNNNNNNNNNNNNNNNNNNNNNNNNNNNNNNNNNNNNNNNNNNNNNNNNNNNNNNNNNNNNNNNNNNNNNNNNNNNNNNNNNNNNNNNNNNNNNNNNNNNNNNNNNNNNNNNNNNNNNNNNNNNNNNNNNNNNNNNNNNNNNNNNNNNNNNNNNNNNNNNNNNNNNNNNNNNNNNNNNNNNNNNNNNNNNNNNNNNNNNNNNNNNNNNNNNNNNNNNNNNNNNNNNNNNNNNNNNNNNNNNNNNNNNNNNNNNNNNNNNNNNNNNNNNNNNNNNNNNNNNNNNNNNNNNNNNNNNNNNNNNNNNNNNNNNNNNNNNNNNNNNNNNNNNNNNNNNNNNNNNNNNNNNNNNNNNNNNNNNNNNNNNNNNNNNNNNNNNNNNNNNNNNNNNNNNNNNNNNNNNNNNNNNNNNNNNNNNNNNNNNNNNNNNNNNNNNNNNNNNNNNNNNNNNNNNNNNNNNNNNNNNNNNNNNNNNNNNNNNNNNNNNNNNNNNNNNNNNNNNNNNNNNNNNNNNNNNNNNNNNNNNNNNNNNNNNNNNNNNNNNNNNNNNNNNNNNNNNNNNNNNNNNNNNNNNNNNNNNNNNNNNNNNNNNNNNNNNNNNNNNNNNNNNNNNNNNNNNNNNNNNNNNNNNNNNNNNNNNNNNNNNNNNNNNNNNNNNNNNNNNNNNNNNNNNNNNNNNNNNNNNNNNNNNNNNNNNNNNNNNNNNNNNNNNNNNNNNNNNNNNNNNNNNNNNNNNNNNNNNNNNNNNNNNNNNNNNNNNNNNNNNNNNNNNNNNNNNNNNNNNNNNNNNNNNNNNNNNNNNNNNNNNNNNNNNNNNNNNNNNNNNNNNNNNNNNNNNNNNNNNNNNNNNNNNNNNNNNNNNNNNNNNNNNNNNNNNNNNNNNNNNNNNNNNNNNNNNNNNNNNNNNNNNNNNNNNNNNNNNNNNNNNNNNNNNNNNNNNNNNNNNNNNNNNNNNNNNNNNNNNNNNNNNNNNNNNNNNNNNNNNNNNNNNNNNNNNNNNNNNNNNNNNNNNNNNNNNNNNNNNNNNNNNNNNNNNNNNNNNNNNNNNNNNNNNNNNNNNNNNNNNNNNNNNNNNNNNNNNNNNNNNNNNNNNNNNNNNNNNNNNNNNNNNNNNNNNNNNNNNNNNNNNNNNNNNNNNNNNNNNNNNNNNNNNNNNNNNNNNNNNNNNNNNNNNNNNNNNNNNNNNNNNNNNNNNNNNNNNNNNNNNNNNNNNNNNNNNNNNNNNNNNNNNNNNNNNNNNNNNNNNNNNNNNNNNNNNNNNNNNNNNNNNNNNNNNNNNNNNNNNNNNNNNNNNNNNNNNNNNNNNNNNNNNNNNNNNNNNNNNNNNNNNNNNNNNNNNNNNNNNNNNNNNNNNNNNNNNNNNNNNNNNNNNNNNNNNNNNNNNNNNNNNNNNNNNNNNNNNNNNNNNNNNNNNNNNNNNNNNNNNNNNNNNNNNNNNNNNNNNNNNNNNNNNNNNNNNNNNNNNNNNNNNNNNNNNNNNNNNNNNNNNNNNNNNNNNNNNNNNNNNNNNNNNNNNNNNNNNNNNNNNNNNNNNNNNNNNNNNNNNNNNNNNNNNNNNNNNNNNNNNNNNNNNNNNNNNNNNNNNNNNNNNNNNNNNNNNNNNNNNNNNNNNNNNNNNNNNNNNNNNNNNNNNNNNNNNNNNNNNNNNNNNNNNNNNNNNNNNNNNNNNNNNNNNNNNNNNNNNNNNNNNNNNNNNNNNNNNNNNNNNNNNNNNNNNNNNNNNNNNNNNNNNNNNNNNNNNNNNNNNNNNNNNNNNNNNNNNNNNNNNNNNNNNNNNNNNNNNNNNNNNNNNNNNNNNNNNNNNNNNNNNNNNNNNNNNNNNNNNNNNNNNNNNNNNNNNNNNNNNNNNNNNNNNNNNNNNNNNNNNNNNNNNNNNNNNNNNNNNNNNNNNNNNNNNNNNNNNNNNNNNNNNNNNNNNNNNNNNNNNNNNNNNNNNNNNNNNNNNNNNNNNNNNNNNNNNNNNNNNNNNNNNNNNNNNNNNNNNNNNNNNNNNNNNNNNNNNNNNNNNNNNNNNNNNNNNNNNNNNNNNNNNNNNNNNNNNNNNNNNNNNNNNNNNNNNNNNNNNNNNNNNNNNNNNNNNNNNNNNNNNNNNNNNNNNNNNNNNNNNNNNNNNNNNNNNNNNNNNNNNNNNNNNNNNNNNNNNNNNNNNNNNNNNNNNNNNNNNNNNNNNNNNNNNNNNNNNNNNNNNNNNNNNNNNNNNNNNNNNNNNNNNNNNNNNNNNNNNNNNNNNNNNNNNNNNNNNNNNNNNNNNNNNNNNNNNNNNNNNNNNNNNNNNNNNNNNNNNNNNNNNNNNNNNNNNNNNNNNNNNNNNNNNNNNNNNNNNNNNNNNNNNNNNNNNNNNNNNNNNNNNNNNNNNNNNNNNNNNNNNNNNNNNNNNNNNNNNNNNNNNNNNNNNNNNNNNNNNNNNNNNNNNNNNNNNNNNNNNNNNNNNNNNNNNNNNNNNNNNNNNNNNNNNNNNNNNNNNNNNNNNNNNNNNNNNNNNNNNNNNNNNNNNNNNNNNNNNNNNNNNNNNNNNNNNNNNNNNNNNNNNNNNNNNNNNNNNNNNNNNNNNNNNNNNNNNNNNNNNNNNNNNNNNNNNNNNNNNNNNNNNNNNNNNNNNNNNNNNNNNNNNNNNNNNNNNNNNNNNNNNNNNNNNNNNNNNNNNNNNNNNNNNNNNNNNNNNNNNNNNNNNNNNNNNNNNNNNNNNNNNNNNNNNNNNNNNNNNNNNNNNNNNNNNNNNNNNNNNNNNNNNNNNNNNNNNNNNNNNNNNNNNNNNNNNNNNNNNNNNNNNNNNNNNNNNNNNNNNNNNNNNNNNNNNNNNNNNNNNNNNNNNNNNNNNNNNNNNNNNNNNNNNNNNNNNNNNNNNNNNNNNNNNNNNNNNNNNNNNNNNNNNNNNNNNNNNNNNNNNNNNNNNNNNNNNNNNNNNNNNNNNNNNNNNNNNNNNNNNNNNNNNNNNNNNNNNNNNNNNNNNNNNNNNNNNNNNNNNNNNNNNNNNNNNNNNNNNNNNNNNNNNNNNNNNNNNNNNNNNNNNNNNNNNNNNNNNNNNNNNNNNNNNNNNNNNNNNNNNNNNNNNNNNNNNNNNNNNNNNNNNNNNNNNNNNNNNNNNNNNNNNNNNNNNNNNNNNNNNNNNNNNNNNNNNNNNNNNNNNNNNNNNNNNNNNNNNNNNNNNNNNNNNNNNNNNNNNNNNNNNNNNNNNNNNNNNNNNNNNNNNNNNNNNNNNNNNNNNNNNNNNNNNNNNNNNNNNNNNNNNNNNNNNNNNNNNNNNNNNNNNNNNNNNNNNNNNNNNNNNNNNNNNNNNNNNNNNNNNNNNNNNNNNNNNNNNNNNNNNNNNNNNNNNNNNNNNNNNNNNNNNNNNNNNNNNNNNNNNNNNNNNNNNNNNNNNNNNNNNNNNNNNNNNNNNNNNNNNNNNNNNNNNNNNNNNNNNNNNNNNNNNNNNNNNNNNNNNNNNNNNNNNNNNNNNNNNNNNNNNNNNNNNNNNNNNNNNNNNNNNNNNNNNNNNNNNNNNNNNNNNNNNNNNNNNNNNNNNNNNNNNNNNNNNNNNNNNNNNNNNNNNNNNNNNNNNNNNNNNNNNNNNNNNNNNNNNNNNNNNNNNNNNNNNNNNNNNNNNNNNNNNNNNNNNNNNNNNNNNNNNNNNNNNNNNNNNNNNNNNNNNNNNNNNNNNNNNNNNNNNNNNNNNNNNNNNNNNNNNNNNNNNNNNNNNNNNNNNNNNNNNNNNNNNNNNNNNNNNNNNNNNNNNNNNNNNNNNNNNNNNNNNNNNNNNNNNNNNNNNNNNNNNNNNNNNNNNNNNNNNNNNNNNNNNNNNNNNNNNNNNNNNNNNNNNNNNNNNNNNNNNNNNNNNNNNNNNNNNNNNNNNNNNNNNNNNNNNNNNNNNNNNNNNNNNNNNNNNNNNNNNNNNNNNNNNNNNNNNNNNNNNNNNNNNNNNNNNNNNNNNNNNNNNNNNNNNNNNNNNNNNNNNNNNNNNNNNNNNNNNNNNNNNNNNNNNNNNNNNNNNNNNNNNNNNNNNNNNNNNNNNNNNNNNNNNNNNNNNNNNNNNNNNNNNNNNNNNNNNNNNNNNNNNNNNNNNNNNNNNNNNNNNNNNNNNNNNNNNNNNNNNNNNNNNNNNNNNNNNNNNNNNNNNNNNNNNNNNNNNNNNNNNNNNNNNNNNNNNNNNNNNNNNNNNNNNNNNNNNNNNNNNNNNNNNNNNNNNNNNNNNNNNNNNNNNNNNNNNNNNNNNNNNNNNNNNNNNNNNNNNNNNNNNNNNNNNNNNNNNNNNNNNNNNNNNNNNNNNNNNNNNNNNNNNNNNNNNNNNNNNNNNNNNNNNNNNNNNNNNNNNNNNNNNNNNNNNNNNNNNNNNNNNNNNNNNNNNNNNNNNNNNNNNNNNNNNNNNNNNNNNNNNNNNNNNNNNNNNNNNNNNNNNNNNNNNNNNNNNNNNNNNNNNNNNNNNNNNNNNNNNNNNNNNNNNNNNNNNNNNNNNNNNNNNNNNNNNNNNNNNNNNNNNNNNNNNNNNNNNNNNNNNNNNNNNNNNNNNNNNNNNNNNNNNNNNNNNNNNNNNNNNNNNNNNNNNNNNNNNNNNNNNNNNNNNNNNNNNNNNNNNNNNNNNNNNNNNNNNNNNNNNNNNNNNNNNNNNNNNNNNNNNNNNNNNNNNNNNNNNNNNNNNNNNNNNNNNNNNNNNNNNNNNNNNNNNNNNNNNNNNNNNNNNNNNNNN carries:
- the LOC107641907 gene encoding PHD finger protein MALE STERILITY 1 translates to MLNVDVIGNKKRKRCGRVFRFKNFGEPGYPVMFTGPFRENVNALLEYANLESNLGMGMPMWSFQLEVHHHPPLHIFLFVIEEPIEASLNRHCKHCQYVGWGHHFICNKKYHFVLPSKEALATCSSCEGCCDAIATMNNNNNNNNNNGKSKLIELQGHMMHGVFHSNGFGHLLCVNGLETGSNLAGNQIMDFWNRLCIGLQARLVHSFLKYINVDSVLNFLYVSIVVKRLQLLT